ATCTTCTAAGTATGGAGGTAAGTCTATGTATTTATCTATAGGCATATCACCTCCTTCATAATTTATCTTTTCAACTTCATGTCCCATCTCTTGTAATTTTTGTACAATTCGTTCAATATCTTTTTTTCTAAATAGAACAGTTGCCCCTGTTTCAATGGTATCTGTATTTGAAGAAAAGTTATATTCTGTTGTATGAACGGCAATTCCTCCAGGCTTTAGACATTTTAATGAATCATATATAAAGTTTTCACCCTTTGTTATTGAACCTAGATGTTCTAATGCACACGCAGACCAAATGAAATCAAAGTTAATTAAATCATCAGGTATATTGTTCATATCAAGACTTTTGAAAGAACATAGGTTTTTAAATTTTTCTTTATCGCAAATATTCCTAATATTAATTTGATCTAATTCTTTTGCATGCTCGTTTGTATCTGTCCAACCTTGCTTTTGTGCTTCTTCATAGTTTAAATCTGTAGCTAAAACTTCAACATTAAAACTACAGAATGTGGAGGCTAAAGGTTCTTCTCCTACAGCAAAGCCTAATCCTTTATAGCCTTTTTGTAATAGATGTCTTTTTGATAAAGCTTCACTTATAAATGCAAACTCCCAATATTTTCTATGCAGTCGAGAAGGATTTTGTTTAAAATAAGAAATCCACTTTTTATAAACTTCTGATTCTAATTGTTTTTGTGTACATATCCCCACTTCAAAATCTTCACCTTTTTTTATTTTAGAAATAGTATTTCTAGCAATACTATTTAAGTCAAGAACAACACTATCTAATGATGTTATTTTATTTAATTCTACACCAAGCTCATTGACTAAATAAGTTGAAATTTGTTGTTCTTGACCAATCTGACTTATTATTATAGTATCAAACTCATATTCTTTTAACTTTTTAGGAGCACATAATGGTAATTTTGTATTTATTGTTTGATGATTTTTATCAGCAATGATTATTAATTGATTCCCTAAATAAGGTGCTATTAAATTAGTAATTGTTCCACATCCATAAATAGCAATTTTATTGTATTTATTTTTTATCTCTTTTAGTAATACTTCTAGATTACGAATGTTTTTTCCAAACTTATTTCTTAATATATTTATATTAAGATTACATTTTTCTGCATGGTTTTCAATAAAATCACTAAAGAAAAAGTTTGTAGGTAAGAGGTCTATATCTATATATTTAGAGGCTATTGCGATACCTTCGAGCCTATTCTTATAAATATTTGTTGTGGATTCTCCACCTTCTAAATAATAAGCAAAAGGTAAATTAATATATTTACAAATAAAATTATTTGTAACACAATACATCATAAAATCATAATCTGAACATGATTTATATCTTAAATCATATAATCTATTTATATGTAGAGATATTTTTATAAGCATTCCTTGATGCCAAAAAGGAGGTTGTATTGAAGCATTTTCGATACCACTTGCCATTAAATATTGTTTATTTTGCATAGCTTCATCTACAAGAACTATATCTCCATATAAAATATCAATTTTTTGATTAAGTTCT
This region of Arcobacter sp. F2176 genomic DNA includes:
- a CDS encoding glycosyltransferase family 2 protein; this encodes MPKITIVTVTFNAQRYIERTINSVQEQDYKNIEYIIIDGASTDDTIKKIKNKNVKLNLISEKDNGIYDAMNKGIINATGDWIFFLNAGDIFYSKNTISTLVKELNQKIDILYGDIVLVDEAMQNKQYLMASGIENASIQPPFWHQGMLIKISLHINRLYDLRYKSCSDYDFMMYCVTNNFICKYINLPFAYYLEGGESTTNIYKNRLEGIAIASKYIDIDLLPTNFFFSDFIENHAEKCNLNINILRNKFGKNIRNLEVLLKEIKNKYNKIAIYGCGTITNLIAPYLGNQLIIIADKNHQTINTKLPLCAPKKLKEYEFDTIIISQIGQEQQISTYLVNELGVELNKITSLDSVVLDLNSIARNTISKIKKGEDFEVGICTQKQLESEVYKKWISYFKQNPSRLHRKYWEFAFISEALSKRHLLQKGYKGLGFAVGEEPLASTFCSFNVEVLATDLNYEEAQKQGWTDTNEHAKELDQINIRNICDKEKFKNLCSFKSLDMNNIPDDLINFDFIWSACALEHLGSITKGENFIYDSLKCLKPGGIAVHTTEYNFSSNTDTIETGATVLFRKKDIERIVQKLQEMGHEVEKINYEGGDMPIDKYIDLPPYLEDNHIKLLLDKYVITSIGLIIRKKL